The Anabrus simplex isolate iqAnaSimp1 chromosome 1, ASM4041472v1, whole genome shotgun sequence genome window below encodes:
- the LOC136885635 gene encoding T-cell immunomodulatory protein isoform X2 yields the protein MEKTVEVKELHSITLPSIGAPFAASWSEDRKIAVNTSAALHIIGSSHSRGKPSGSRSYRAGTKMSSLLLLLLAVFLPACVEGSKTNITHSVFGSATNLLPAAFGDFNSDELTDLFALRNESKIVEVFLAYDQEPLLRPAKLYCEFKNTITSVVPGDFDGDSQMDILVTTTCGRNTCIHILWGGSNHLICSNEENPFLKLKGQPLAVDYNHDLTTDLFGLSTEDERVFWIFNSNRSTPMVENLSEHKSDHVEPLRVPHSHAFLDVNGDFAPDLYLSTPKGYEIWLRDNKFSLKDYSLNRFTLNKTLSIPPGASVIGQSLFADLVLEGYLQHLVPVCFDNGCTNSTIYVYHKDHWHNLNPLLKDSHGKVWGFVKPQSDMDIDTMTLRAGDFNMDGYPDLLATLSQGSEKKAFLLENVECEVPESCQNFSRTFVVRWDALSPLNKLTSAAVFYDMYQDGILDVILVTQDHRVLAFRNTLDYDANFVKVMVLSGQDRGSNLPGPCISYRTTTQEGYPKAAVTVQLPQSAYFALGLPYAIFGLGRTPNFVDTLTVGVGGWQREWTQIIPNSQMVVVAHPPEEPSKWRARLFVTPSKLILLSVAALTGTCVLIVVIIVGLYLKERREDRIEKLQEAHRFHFDAM from the coding sequence GGCAGTTCTCATTCAAGAGGCAAACCGAGTGGCAGTAGATCATATCGTGCTGGAACCAAAATGTCTTCCTTGTTGCTGCTCCTCCTTGCTGTGTTTCTACCTGCATGTGTGGAAGGCAGCAAGACAAATATAACTCATTCTGTGTTTGGTTCAGCCACAAATCTGTTACCAGCTGCATTTGGAGACTTCAATTCTGATGAACTAACAGACCTGTTTGCTCTCCGTAATGAAAGCAAAATAGTGGAAGTGTTTCTAGCGTATGATCAGGAACCATTGCTTCGACCAGCAAAACTCTACTGTGAATTTAAGAATACTATTACAAGCGTAGTACCTGGTGATTTTGATGGGGATTCTCAAATGGACATTCTTGTGACAACAACTTGTGGTAGAAATACCTGTATTCATATATTATGGGGTGGAAGTAATCATTTGATTTGTAGTAATGAAGAGAATCCTTTTCTTAAACTGAAAGGTCAGCCCTTAGCTGTAGATTATAACCATGATCTGACAACTGATCTATTTGGTTTGAGTACTGAAGATGAGAGAGTATTTTGGATATTTAATTCTAATCGTAGTACTCCAATGGTagaaaatttatcagaacataaatCTGACCATGTTGAACCATTAAGAGTTCCACATTCTCATGCATTTCTTGATGTTAATGGCGACTTTGCTCCTGACTTATATCTTTCTACACCAAAAGGTTATGAAATTTGGCTGCGTGATAACAAATTTTCATTGAAGGACTATTCGTTGAATAGATTTACTCTGAACAAGACACTTAGTATACCTCCTGGTGCATCTGTCATTGGACAGTCCCTCTTTGCAGATCTTGTTTTGGAGGGCTACTTGCAACATCTGGTACCTGTTTGCTTTGACAATGGATGTACCAATAGTACAATTTATGTCTACCATAAAGATCACTGGCATAATTTGAATCCTCTTCTTAAAGATTCACACGGAAAAGTTTGGGGATTTGTAAAACCTCAGTCAGATATGGATATAGATACAATGACGTTAAGGGCAGGAGACTTTAATATGGATGGTTACCCAGACTTGCTGGCAACACTCAGTCAGGGTTCAGAGAAGAAAGCATTTCTTCTCGAGAATGTTGAATGTGAAGTCCCTGAATCATGCCAGAATTTTAGTCGTACTTTCGTTGTTCGATGGGATGCTTTAAGTCCTCTCAACAAGTTAACATCTGCTGCTGTTTTTTATGATATGTATCAAGATGGTATTCTTGACGTTATATTGGTGACGCAGGATCATCGTGTACTAGCTTTTCGGAATACACTGGATTATGATGCCAACTTTGTCAAAGTTATGGTTTTGTCAGGCCAAGATAGAGGCAGCAACCTTCCAGGGCCATGTATTTCATACCGCACTACAACACAGGAGGGATATCCAAAAGCAGCAGTCACTGTACAGCTACCACAGTCAGCATATTTTGCTCTGGGTTTGCCATATGCCATCTTTGGTTTGGGACGGACACCTAACTTTGTAGACACATTGACAGTCGGTGTAGGAGGATGGCAACGTGAGTGGACTCAGATCATACCTAACTCGCAGATGGTGGTAGTTGCACATCCACCAGAGGAACCATCTAAGTGGCGAGCCCGACTTTTCGTGACCCCTAGCAAGTTGATTCTGTTAAGTGTTGCTGCACTTACTGGTACTTGCGTTCTTATTGTTGTCATCATAGTTGGTTTGTACCTCAAAGAAAGACGTGAAGACCGTATTGAAAAACTTCAAGAAGCTCATCGCTTTCATTTTGATGCTATGTGA
- the LOC136885635 gene encoding T-cell immunomodulatory protein isoform X3: protein MSSLLLLLLAVFLPACVEGSKTNITHSVFGSATNLLPAAFGDFNSDELTDLFALRNESKIVEVFLAYDQEPLLRPAKLYCEFKNTITSVVPGDFDGDSQMDILVTTTCGRNTCIHILWGGSNHLICSNEENPFLKLKGQPLAVDYNHDLTTDLFGLSTEDERVFWIFNSNRSTPMVENLSEHKSDHVEPLRVPHSHAFLDVNGDFAPDLYLSTPKGYEIWLRDNKFSLKDYSLNRFTLNKTLSIPPGASVIGQSLFADLVLEGYLQHLVPVCFDNGCTNSTIYVYHKDHWHNLNPLLKDSHGKVWGFVKPQSDMDIDTMTLRAGDFNMDGYPDLLATLSQGSEKKAFLLENVECEVPESCQNFSRTFVVRWDALSPLNKLTSAAVFYDMYQDGILDVILVTQDHRVLAFRNTLDYDANFVKVMVLSGQDRGSNLPGPCISYRTTTQEGYPKAAVTVQLPQSAYFALGLPYAIFGLGRTPNFVDTLTVGVGGWQREWTQIIPNSQMVVVAHPPEEPSKWRARLFVTPSKLILLSVAALTGTCVLIVVIIVGLYLKERREDRIEKLQEAHRFHFDAM, encoded by the coding sequence ATGTCTTCCTTGTTGCTGCTCCTCCTTGCTGTGTTTCTACCTGCATGTGTGGAAGGCAGCAAGACAAATATAACTCATTCTGTGTTTGGTTCAGCCACAAATCTGTTACCAGCTGCATTTGGAGACTTCAATTCTGATGAACTAACAGACCTGTTTGCTCTCCGTAATGAAAGCAAAATAGTGGAAGTGTTTCTAGCGTATGATCAGGAACCATTGCTTCGACCAGCAAAACTCTACTGTGAATTTAAGAATACTATTACAAGCGTAGTACCTGGTGATTTTGATGGGGATTCTCAAATGGACATTCTTGTGACAACAACTTGTGGTAGAAATACCTGTATTCATATATTATGGGGTGGAAGTAATCATTTGATTTGTAGTAATGAAGAGAATCCTTTTCTTAAACTGAAAGGTCAGCCCTTAGCTGTAGATTATAACCATGATCTGACAACTGATCTATTTGGTTTGAGTACTGAAGATGAGAGAGTATTTTGGATATTTAATTCTAATCGTAGTACTCCAATGGTagaaaatttatcagaacataaatCTGACCATGTTGAACCATTAAGAGTTCCACATTCTCATGCATTTCTTGATGTTAATGGCGACTTTGCTCCTGACTTATATCTTTCTACACCAAAAGGTTATGAAATTTGGCTGCGTGATAACAAATTTTCATTGAAGGACTATTCGTTGAATAGATTTACTCTGAACAAGACACTTAGTATACCTCCTGGTGCATCTGTCATTGGACAGTCCCTCTTTGCAGATCTTGTTTTGGAGGGCTACTTGCAACATCTGGTACCTGTTTGCTTTGACAATGGATGTACCAATAGTACAATTTATGTCTACCATAAAGATCACTGGCATAATTTGAATCCTCTTCTTAAAGATTCACACGGAAAAGTTTGGGGATTTGTAAAACCTCAGTCAGATATGGATATAGATACAATGACGTTAAGGGCAGGAGACTTTAATATGGATGGTTACCCAGACTTGCTGGCAACACTCAGTCAGGGTTCAGAGAAGAAAGCATTTCTTCTCGAGAATGTTGAATGTGAAGTCCCTGAATCATGCCAGAATTTTAGTCGTACTTTCGTTGTTCGATGGGATGCTTTAAGTCCTCTCAACAAGTTAACATCTGCTGCTGTTTTTTATGATATGTATCAAGATGGTATTCTTGACGTTATATTGGTGACGCAGGATCATCGTGTACTAGCTTTTCGGAATACACTGGATTATGATGCCAACTTTGTCAAAGTTATGGTTTTGTCAGGCCAAGATAGAGGCAGCAACCTTCCAGGGCCATGTATTTCATACCGCACTACAACACAGGAGGGATATCCAAAAGCAGCAGTCACTGTACAGCTACCACAGTCAGCATATTTTGCTCTGGGTTTGCCATATGCCATCTTTGGTTTGGGACGGACACCTAACTTTGTAGACACATTGACAGTCGGTGTAGGAGGATGGCAACGTGAGTGGACTCAGATCATACCTAACTCGCAGATGGTGGTAGTTGCACATCCACCAGAGGAACCATCTAAGTGGCGAGCCCGACTTTTCGTGACCCCTAGCAAGTTGATTCTGTTAAGTGTTGCTGCACTTACTGGTACTTGCGTTCTTATTGTTGTCATCATAGTTGGTTTGTACCTCAAAGAAAGACGTGAAGACCGTATTGAAAAACTTCAAGAAGCTCATCGCTTTCATTTTGATGCTATGTGA